The Gemmatimonadota bacterium genome has a segment encoding these proteins:
- a CDS encoding translation initiation factor IF-3, whose amino-acid sequence MIRVPQVRVISAEGEQVGIMETREAMQLASGADLDLVEVSPDAR is encoded by the coding sequence ATGATTCGCGTGCCCCAGGTGCGGGTAATCAGCGCGGAAGGCGAGCAGGTCGGCATCATGGAGACCAGGGAGGCCATGCAGCTTGCGTCCGGCGCCGACCTCGACCTCGTGGAAGTGTCGCCCGATGCCCGCC